The DNA region GACCGACTGGCCGTTCTGCTTGGCAAGATCCTTGACGAAGGTCTCGACACCTTCGGACATGGTCGGTCCGGGCAGCACGGAGTTGACGGTGACGGCGGTGCCGCGGGTCAGCTGCGCGAGCCCGCGTGCGATCGCCAGCTGCGCGGTCTTGGTCGTGCCGTAATGGATCATCTCGGTCGGGATGTTGAGGCCGGATTCCGAGGAGATGAAGACGATGCGGCCCCAGTTGCGCTTCAGCATGCCCTGCATGTAACCGCGCGACAGCCGCACGCCCGACATCACGTTGACCTCGAAGAAGCGGCTCCAGTCCTCGTCGGGAATGTCGAAGAAGCCCTTCGGCTCGAAGATGCCGGCATTGTTGACGAGGATGTCGACGTCAGGCAGCGCGGCGAGCAACGCCTTGCAACCGGCTGACGTCGAGACGTCGGCCGCAATGCCGCGGACCTTGGCGCCCGGCACCGCCTTCTCGATCGCGGCGACCGCCGCATCGACCTTGGCTTGACTGCGGCCGTTGATGACGACCTCGGCGCCGGTGTCGACCAGCCCCCTCGCAATAGCGTTGCCGATGCCGGCGGTCGAGCCGGTCACCAGCGCAGTCTTTCCGGAAAGGTCGATTCTCATGGCTTCATCTCCATTGATGCTGACCGAGATATCGGGCGCGGCACGATGCACTGCAATTGCATCTCACCGACGCGTGAGGAGGTAGAACACACCTCGTCGTCCTGGCGAAAGCCAGGACCCATTGCCACCGCAGGTGATTATGAGAAGGATTTGAGCCCCCAGCGTCGCGCAACAATTGAGATTTGGGGTAATGGGTCCTGGCTTTCGCCAGGATGACGACTGGGATGGACCGTGGCCAAACAAAAACGGCGCCCGAGGGCGCCATTTTCAAAACCTTGGCTCAAGAGCGGCTTACGCCGCCTCGGCTTCCTTGTCCTGGGTCGGACCGGAGTCCTGGCCCTTGGCATCGACGTCGCGGTCGACGAACTCGATCACGGCCATCGCCGCGTTGTCGCCGTAGCGGAAGCCGGCCTTGATGATGCGGGTGTAGCCGCCCTGGCGGTCCTTGTAGCGGGTCGCCAGCGTGTCGAACAGCTTCTTGACCTGGTCGAGATCGCGCAGCTCCGAGATCGCCTGGCGGCGCAGGGCCAGCCCACCCTTCTTGCCGAGGGTGACGAGCTTCTCGACGATCGGCCGCAACTCCTTGGCCTTCGGCAGCGTGGTGACGATCTGCTCGTGCTTGATCAGCGCGGCCGCCATGTTGGCGAACATCGCACGCCGATGCTCGGCGGTGCGGTTGAGCTTCCGATGAACCTTGCCGTGACGCATTGACTATTCCTTACTTTGTAATCTGCCGCGACGGTTCGTCGGACATGTTGCTCAGGTGGGCTGCCTGCGTTCGCCCGTTGGAATCATGGCCGGGAGAGCCCGGCCATGATGATTGAATCGGATCAGTAGTGATCCTCGAAGCGCTTGGCGAGCTCGTCGATGTTCTCCGGCGGCCAGCCCGGCACTTCCATGCCGAGGTGCAGACCCATCTGGGCCAGCACTTCTTTGATCTCGTTCAGCGACTTGCGGCCGAAGTTCGGGGTACGGAGCATTTCCGCTTCCGACTTCTGCACGAGGTCGCCGATGTAGACGATGTTGTCGTTCTTCAGGCAGTTCGCCGAACGCACCGACAGCTCGAGCTCGTCGACCTTCTTGAGGAACGCCGGGTTGAACGCGAGATCGGGGATGATCTCCTGCGTGACTTCCTTGCGCGGCTCTTCGAAGTTGACGAACACGTTGAGCTGATCCTGCAGGATGCGCGCGGCATAGGCCACCGCGTCCTCCGGCGTGATCGCGCCGTTGGTCTCGATCGTCATGGTCAGCTTGTCGTAGTCGAGGATCTGGCCCTCACGGGTGTTCTCGACCTTGTAGGAGACCTTGCGGACCGGCGAGAACAGGCTGTCGACCGGGATCAGGCCGATCGGCGCATCCTCGGGACGGTTGCGCTCGGCGGCGACATAGCCCTTGCCGGTCGCGACCGTGAACTCCATGCGGATCTCGGCGCCGTCGTCCAGCGTGCAGAGCTGCAGGTCGGGATTGAGCACGGTGACGTCGCCGACGGTCTGGATGTCGCCGGCGGTGACGGCGCCCGGGCCCTGCTTCTTCACGACCATGCGCTTGGGGCCTTCGCCCTGCATCTTGATCGAGATGTCCTTGATGTTGAGGACGATGTCGGTGACGTCTTCACGGACACCGGCAATCGAGGAGAACTCGTGCAGCACGCCGTCGATATGCACCGACTGCACCGCCGCGCCCTGCAGCGAGGACAGCAGGATGCGGCGCAGCGCGTTGCCGAGCGTCTGGCCGAAGCCGCGCTCGAGCGGCTCGGCGACCACGGTGGCGAACCGGCTCGCGTCCGAGCCCGGCGTCACCTGCAGCTTGTTCGGTCGAATGAGTTCTTGCCAATTTTTCTGGATCGTCACTTGTTCACCCATGGGCCAGTCGTTGGGCCCGTCGAATGGCCGAACCTGGCGTTGGAGATCGCGGAACAGTCCGCGCGGTCAATTCCGAAAACGATCGCAGGGCGGCAAGATGCCGCCCGCGATTTACAGATCAAACGCGCCGACGCTTGCGCGGACGGCAGCCATTGTGCGGGATCGTGGTCACGTCGCGGATCGAGGTGACGGTGAAGCCCGCAGCCTGCAGCGCACGGAGCGCCGACTCACGGCCCGAACCCGGGCCGGCCACTTCAACCTCCAGCGTGCGCATGCCGTGTTCCTGCGCCTTCTTGGAGACGTCTTCAGCCGCGACCTGCGCGGCATAGGGGGTCGACTTGCGCGAGCCCTTGAAGCCCATCGTGCCGGCCGACGACCAGGCGATGGTGTTGCCCTGCGCGTCGGTGATGGTGATGGTCGTGTTGTTGAACGACGAATTCACGTGCGCGATGCCGGAGGCGATGTTCTTGCGTTCGCGGCGACGTACGCGGGTGGCTTCCTTGCCCATTTCAAACCTTTCCTGTGATCTCAACGCCGCCGTAGTGCCAGCGGCTACACCTCAAAACGCAAATGGCGAGTAGCGAATTTTCGATTCGCTACCCCCCACCTGCAATTCGTAAAACTTACTTCTTCTTGCCGGCGATCGCCTTGGCCGGCCCCTTGCGCGTGCGCGCATTGGTGTGGGTGCGCTGGCCGCGCACCGGCAGACCACGGCGATGACGCAGGCCGCGATAGCAGCCGAGGTCCATCAGCCGCTTGATGTTGATGCCGACCTCACGACGGAGGTCGCCCTCGACCAGATAGTCGCGGTCGATGACTTCGCGGATCTGCAGGACCTCCTGGTCGGTCAACTGGCTGACACGACGGTCCGCCGGGATCTTGACCTTCTCGATGATGTCGGCCGCGTTCTTCTGGC from Bradyrhizobium sp. B124 includes:
- a CDS encoding SDR family oxidoreductase; amino-acid sequence: MRIDLSGKTALVTGSTAGIGNAIARGLVDTGAEVVINGRSQAKVDAAVAAIEKAVPGAKVRGIAADVSTSAGCKALLAALPDVDILVNNAGIFEPKGFFDIPDEDWSRFFEVNVMSGVRLSRGYMQGMLKRNWGRIVFISSESGLNIPTEMIHYGTTKTAQLAIARGLAQLTRGTAVTVNSVLPGPTMSEGVETFVKDLAKQNGQSVEEAASNFVKQHRPTSLLQRFASTEEIANLVVYVCSKQASATNGAALRAEGGIVNTIA
- the rplQ gene encoding 50S ribosomal protein L17, with amino-acid sequence MRHGKVHRKLNRTAEHRRAMFANMAAALIKHEQIVTTLPKAKELRPIVEKLVTLGKKGGLALRRQAISELRDLDQVKKLFDTLATRYKDRQGGYTRIIKAGFRYGDNAAMAVIEFVDRDVDAKGQDSGPTQDKEAEAA
- a CDS encoding DNA-directed RNA polymerase subunit alpha, with amino-acid sequence MGEQVTIQKNWQELIRPNKLQVTPGSDASRFATVVAEPLERGFGQTLGNALRRILLSSLQGAAVQSVHIDGVLHEFSSIAGVREDVTDIVLNIKDISIKMQGEGPKRMVVKKQGPGAVTAGDIQTVGDVTVLNPDLQLCTLDDGAEIRMEFTVATGKGYVAAERNRPEDAPIGLIPVDSLFSPVRKVSYKVENTREGQILDYDKLTMTIETNGAITPEDAVAYAARILQDQLNVFVNFEEPRKEVTQEIIPDLAFNPAFLKKVDELELSVRSANCLKNDNIVYIGDLVQKSEAEMLRTPNFGRKSLNEIKEVLAQMGLHLGMEVPGWPPENIDELAKRFEDHY
- the rpsK gene encoding 30S ribosomal protein S11, producing MGKEATRVRRRERKNIASGIAHVNSSFNNTTITITDAQGNTIAWSSAGTMGFKGSRKSTPYAAQVAAEDVSKKAQEHGMRTLEVEVAGPGSGRESALRALQAAGFTVTSIRDVTTIPHNGCRPRKRRRV
- the rpsM gene encoding 30S ribosomal protein S13, whose translation is MARIAGVNIPTNKRVLIALQYIHGIGQKNAADIIEKVKIPADRRVSQLTDQEVLQIREVIDRDYLVEGDLRREVGINIKRLMDLGCYRGLRHRRGLPVRGQRTHTNARTRKGPAKAIAGKKK